In a genomic window of Oceanispirochaeta sp.:
- a CDS encoding HEAT repeat domain-containing protein: MDKIIQFFNTFPLYFLIAAAVIVLGIIILVILRILKNKKFRQMIEAVAEDPDLKRAEVLTRFSPEYLFRKSSRIVEIARKKDVNIPELLELTDPWINRYKAKSSKTLQAWILEFAADKGLYSVFIRALDHQKTALKLDQYLNASKDFLKLRRIALSGRGEIFDGNKGLNLFESRLDEIREMTGDPEWAARYFAINILLYDEEERSIRAVWESFDDSHSLVRSIVVKDIPKDVKPFGTDDAGKDSLYDRLFNLLLKDPVFEVRKAAKERIVKDFSSSYSLDLKSLNNEQILHVIQLLDHNSPEDQDLALGVLAGDDLELRQNAARYLQDCSVLGRLFRESYINDTQQLERNYDLLKKALEVNVTGFLKEIRSNNNRGSLLLASRLLKTAGPQESIENLADRVFAQDVSQKEDVELTELYQNTLSCVQLRGSDRAIALMKQELLDIQGQPGLLKDVLKALPPRGSSQLLPVLEVFLKDPDFSLKDELRQVLLTMPESDVLGIVMDIIRQGRDVFSHKVRIQALKTLGEMKNASCLQIILENLPILPLEEAREFAVMLSSYSEDLFNERVKSILDSIDAQSRAAIIVSLPATGKKTFLKEIREALDDSNPDVRIASIWALVEYQETKELARCVNMLRDPVDRVRMEVARALGVSGSPGVLKDLEAMLNDKNEVDTVILGVIEGLGASGSAAAVGILVRKIANDDEYKKDCMRSLSRKKDKKSITAAIELFKDAGPQLREDMSTLFKLMGYEGEKMMVELLKEDIPSLHHYIAEVLESTGFVENHIRKLKNRNSSIRQESASFLAAIRTKSAFRGIVLAARDPNRDVRIEVTMALEILSTEEGTEILKDLEQDPDKKVRKYTYWALERVRTKSLD; this comes from the coding sequence ATGGACAAGATAATTCAATTTTTTAATACTTTTCCCCTCTATTTTTTAATCGCCGCGGCGGTTATTGTGCTGGGGATTATCATCCTGGTAATCCTCAGAATCCTCAAAAATAAAAAATTCCGCCAAATGATCGAAGCCGTAGCGGAAGATCCTGATCTGAAGAGAGCAGAAGTTCTTACAAGGTTCAGTCCCGAATATTTGTTCCGTAAATCATCTCGTATTGTTGAGATCGCTCGTAAAAAAGACGTGAATATACCTGAACTTCTTGAACTGACGGATCCCTGGATCAACAGATACAAGGCCAAAAGCAGTAAAACCCTGCAGGCATGGATTCTGGAGTTTGCTGCAGATAAAGGCCTTTACTCTGTTTTCATCAGAGCATTGGACCATCAGAAAACGGCTTTGAAGCTGGATCAATATCTGAATGCAAGCAAGGATTTTTTAAAGCTGCGTCGTATTGCTCTCTCTGGAAGAGGTGAGATCTTTGATGGAAACAAAGGTCTCAATCTGTTTGAAAGCCGTTTGGATGAAATCCGTGAAATGACGGGTGATCCTGAATGGGCGGCTCGCTATTTTGCAATAAATATCCTTCTTTATGATGAGGAAGAAAGATCGATTCGAGCTGTTTGGGAGTCCTTCGATGACTCTCATTCCCTTGTCAGATCTATTGTCGTGAAGGATATTCCCAAGGATGTAAAACCCTTCGGGACCGATGACGCGGGCAAGGACAGCCTGTATGACCGACTCTTTAATCTTCTCCTGAAGGATCCTGTATTTGAAGTTCGAAAAGCGGCTAAGGAAAGAATTGTAAAAGACTTCAGCTCTTCCTATTCCCTGGATCTGAAGAGTTTGAATAACGAACAGATTCTTCATGTCATTCAGCTCCTCGATCATAACTCTCCTGAAGATCAGGATCTGGCTCTGGGAGTTCTGGCGGGAGATGACCTGGAACTGAGACAGAATGCGGCTCGTTACCTCCAGGACTGTTCAGTTCTGGGCCGCCTCTTCCGAGAGAGTTATATAAATGATACCCAGCAGCTTGAGAGGAACTATGATCTTCTGAAAAAGGCTCTGGAAGTGAATGTAACAGGTTTTCTCAAGGAGATCCGATCCAACAACAATCGAGGCTCTTTACTATTAGCCTCTCGTCTGCTGAAAACGGCAGGCCCTCAGGAGTCCATCGAGAATCTGGCAGACCGGGTTTTTGCACAGGATGTGAGTCAAAAAGAGGATGTTGAGCTGACAGAGTTGTATCAGAACACATTGAGCTGTGTTCAATTGAGGGGAAGTGACAGGGCCATTGCCCTGATGAAGCAGGAATTACTTGATATCCAGGGACAACCAGGTCTTTTAAAGGATGTCCTGAAAGCACTGCCCCCGAGAGGCTCCTCTCAATTATTGCCTGTATTGGAAGTTTTTTTAAAGGATCCTGATTTCTCTCTCAAGGATGAGCTGAGGCAGGTACTGCTGACCATGCCCGAATCGGATGTTCTGGGAATCGTCATGGACATTATCCGTCAGGGACGGGATGTTTTTTCTCATAAAGTGAGGATTCAGGCTCTAAAGACCCTCGGCGAAATGAAGAATGCAAGCTGCCTTCAGATCATTCTGGAAAATCTTCCCATTCTTCCTCTGGAGGAAGCCCGGGAATTTGCGGTGATGCTCAGTTCCTATTCAGAAGATCTATTCAATGAAAGAGTCAAATCCATTCTCGATTCCATTGATGCCCAGAGCCGGGCCGCCATCATCGTCTCTCTGCCGGCCACAGGAAAGAAGACTTTTCTGAAAGAGATCCGAGAAGCTTTGGATGATTCAAATCCGGATGTCAGAATCGCCAGTATCTGGGCTTTGGTGGAATACCAGGAAACAAAAGAACTGGCACGCTGCGTGAATATGCTGAGAGATCCCGTCGATAGAGTGCGGATGGAAGTTGCCAGGGCACTGGGAGTCAGTGGTTCCCCTGGGGTTTTGAAAGATCTGGAAGCCATGCTGAATGACAAGAATGAAGTAGACACGGTTATCCTCGGTGTCATTGAAGGACTCGGTGCCTCCGGGAGTGCCGCGGCAGTTGGAATCCTGGTCAGGAAAATTGCGAATGATGATGAATATAAGAAAGACTGTATGCGTAGCCTGAGTCGGAAAAAAGACAAAAAGAGTATTACTGCTGCCATCGAACTGTTCAAGGACGCCGGACCTCAGCTGAGAGAAGATATGAGTACTCTCTTTAAGCTCATGGGTTACGAAGGTGAAAAAATGATGGTGGAACTTTTAAAAGAGGACATTCCTTCTCTGCACCACTATATCGCCGAGGTTCTGGAATCAACAGGATTTGTGGAAAATCATATCCGTAAGCTGAAAAACAGGAACTCCTCCATACGGCAGGAATCGGCATCCTTCCTGGCAGCCATCAGAACAAAATCCGCTTTTCGTGGAATCGTTCTGGCAGCCAGAGATC